In the genome of Geotrypetes seraphini chromosome 14, aGeoSer1.1, whole genome shotgun sequence, one region contains:
- the LOC117348139 gene encoding olfactory receptor 13G1-like → MEGNNQSKPIEFYMIGLSSNPELQPIFFGLFFVIYIAALLGNSLITTIIANDSRLHTPMYFFLINLSVLDICCTTAAIPMVFQILLSTEKTIPFSECIIQLCIFTSALSTELMLLTVMGYDRYVAICIPLHYSTIMSRKNCILMAATVWIIGISNSFMHTGLILRLKFCQRNVIDHFFCEIPSLLNVACSDTFINNVVVIIADIFNCMVCFLLIVISYIYIISAILRIRSADKKKKAFSTCASHLTVVSLYFGGAIYTYVRSAFSKNAEADKAMSAVYAFVSPVLNPVIYSLRNKEVINAVKKLLGRNVIPKR, encoded by the coding sequence ATGGAAGGAAATAACCAGAGCAAGCCCATAGAGTTTTATATGATTGGACTTTCCAGTAACCCAGAACTCCAGCCTATATTTTTTGGACTCTTCTTCGTCATCTACATAGCAGCTTTGCTGGGCAACAGTTTGATCACCACCATCATTGCCAATGACTCTCGCCTTCATACTCCCATGTACTTCTTTCTCATTAACTTGTCCGTCTTGGACATTTGTTGCACCACAGCTGCTATTCCCATGGTTTTTCAGATCCTCCTGTCAACGGAGAAAACTATTCCCTTCTCTGAATGTATAATTCAGTTGTGTATCTTCACCTCTGCCCTGAGTACGGAGCTCATGCTCTTGACGGTGATGGGCTACGATCGTTACGTTGCAATCTGCATCCCATTGCATTATAGCACCATTATGAGCAGGAAGAATTGTATCCTTATGGCTGCCACTGTCTGGATAATTGGGATCTCAAATTCATTCATGCACACCGGCTTAATCTTGAGGCTAAAATTCTGCCAACGCAATGTAATTGACCACTTCTTTTGTGAAATTCCCTCATTGTTAAACGTGGCCTGCTCAGACACTTTTATCAATAACGTAGTCGTTATTATTGCAGATATTTTTAATTGTATGGTTTGCTTCCTGTTAATAGTCATTTCTTACATATATATCATCTCGGCCATACTAAGAATCCGTTCTGCGGACAAAAAGAAGAAAGCCTTTTCTACTTGCGCATCGCACCTCACCGTTGTGTCATTATACTTCGGAGGTGCTATTTACACCTACGTGAGATCTGCTTTTAGCAAAAACGCTGAGGCCGACAAAGCCATGTCTGCAGTTTATGCCTTTGTGTCTCCCGTGCTGAACCCTGTTATTTACAGTTTAAGGAACAAAGAGGTTATCAACGCTGTCAAAAAATTGTTAGGAAGAAACGTAATTCCAAAAAGATAG